The Quercus robur chromosome 7, dhQueRobu3.1, whole genome shotgun sequence genome has a segment encoding these proteins:
- the LOC126691344 gene encoding uncharacterized protein LOC126691344 — protein MVEMGNEIEDGSVSGSGLLEIEKMIDTLTQSGRVGDTRRLKVFAACDVSILEKVLPHCNVDQLMYVEKCCKSRGRDLSLVTDQLWKKFYEREFGVSKADAVVQRMREKKVSFKWVILYEAKLKERAEAENKAIDRVKQLYKKENERKKSRQLKVCEAVKPITRKRGCDEICNIKKGNLMKKARKEFENCREVKDLAAINRIALQRKYHHRPSLFIK, from the coding sequence ATGGTGGAAATGGGCAATGAAATTGAAGATGGGTCTGTGTCTGGGTCTGGTTTACTTGAGATTGAGAAGATGATAGACACACTAACGCAATCTGGGCGTGTGGGTGACACGCGCCGTCTCAAGGTTTTTGCGGCGTGTGATGTTTCGATTCTTGAGAAGGTTTTGCCACACTGCAATGTTGATCAGTTGATGTATGTGGAGAAGTGTTGCAAATCCAGAGGGAGAGATCTGAGCCTTGTGACTGATCAGTTGTGGAAGAAATTCTACGAAAGGGAATTTGGGGTTTCAAAGGCTGATGCTGTGGTTCAAAGGATGAGGGAAAAGAAGGTTTCATTCAAGTGGGTGATATTGTATGAGGCTAAACTGAAGGAAAGGGCTGAGGCTGAGAACAAAGCGATTGATCGAGTAAAGCAACTTTACAAGAAAGAGAATGAGAGGAAAAAGAGTAGGCAACTCAAGGTTTGCGAAGCGGTGAAACCCATCACAAGAAAGAGGGGATGTGATGAGATCTGTAACATAAAGAAGGGAAACTTGATgaagaaggcaagaaaagaGTTTGAAAATTGCAGAGAGGTGAAGGATCTTGCTGCTATCAACAGGATTGCCTTGCAAAGGAAATATCATCATCGTCCCTCTTTGTTCATTAAGTGA
- the LOC126691345 gene encoding zinc finger BED domain-containing protein RICESLEEPER 2-like, whose amino-acid sequence MESNTNEPSVQTPAATEDDGAIPTPQVEDSAATQAEAAAASELPPVPPCQVSMTAPVSGVCSGRKKSVVWGHFEKVKIGEGDTSKTKAICNYCQKSYNADSKSCGTSNLLAHVPICPKNPNREDVVRGQKTLAFVPKKDGEDGFHLVSTSFSVEASRKALAEMVIIDELPFRYVEGYGFKKFVSTLQPKLRLKDIPSRQTVARDVIGIYNSEREKLRKSLKGCRVCLTTDTWTSIQNLNYMCLTCHFIDDAWKLHKRILNFCQVEDHKGETIGRKIEMSLREWGIDGIFTLTVDNASSNLTTIKFLQRVTKDWNEAVLGNEYMHMRCCAHILNLIVGEGLKEIDASVAKVREAVRYVKSSPKRSQTFRSFMERLGIESKSLLSLDVPTRWNSTYIMLETAEKFEKVFLRMDFEDDGYSSYFRTKEDSGGLGSPCMTDFQNCRAFVTFLRLFYNATKKFSGSLYVTSNAFYDEIFVIQESISSLVKSQNTLLKSIATNMQTKFEKYWGEGDKINPLLYVAVLQK is encoded by the exons ATGGAAAGCAACACTAATGAGCCCTCTGTCCAAACACCAGCTGCTACAGAAGATGATGGTGCTATTCCCACCCCCCAAGTTGAAGATTCTGCTGCTACCCAAGCTGAAGCAGCTGCTGCTTCTGAGTTGCCCCCAGTTCCACCATGCCAAGTGAGTATGACAGCTCCTGTTAGTGGTGTTTGTAGTGGTAGGAAGAAGTCTGTTGTTTGGGGTCACtttgaaaaagtaaagataGGTGAGGGTGATACTAGTAAAACTAAGGCTATCTGTAATTATTGTCAAAAATCTTATAATGCTGATAGTAAGAGTTGTGGTACTAGTAATTTGTTAGCTCATGTGCCAATATGTCCTAAGAACCCTAATAGAGAAGATGTAGTTAGAGGGCAGAAAACATTAgcttttgtacccaaaaaggaTGGAGAAGATGGATTCCACCTTGTGTCAACATCCTTTTCTGTTGAGGCTTCTAGAAAGGCATTGGCCGAAATGGTTATAATTGATGAGTTGCCTTTTAGGTATGTCGAGGGGTATGGGTTTAAGAAATTTGTTAGTACCTTACAACCTAAGCTTAGATTAAAGGATATCCCATCTCGTCAAACTGTGGCTAGGGATGTGATTGGCATTTataatagtgagagagagaagctaaGGAAATCCTTGAAGGGTTGTAGGGTGTGTCTCACTACGGACACATGGACTTCTAttcagaatttaaattatatgtgtCTGACTTGTCACTTTATTGATGATGCTTGGAAATTGCATAAGAGAATTctaaatttttgtcaagttgaaGATCACAAGGGGGAGACTATAGGTAGAAAGATTGAGATGTCGTTGCGTGAGTGGGGTATTGATGGGATATTCACCTTGACGGTGGATAATGCTAGTTcaaatttaacaacaattaaatttttgcaaaGGGTGACTAAAGATTGGAATGAGGCAGTTTTAGGAAATGAATACATGCACATGAGGTGTTGTGCCCATATCCTAAATCTCATTGTGGGGGAGGGTTTAAAAGAGATAGATGCATCTGTTGCTAAGGTGCGTGAAGCTGTGAGGTATGTGAAGTCCTCACCCAAGAGAAGTCAGACTTTTAGGAGTTTTATGGAGAGGTTAGGTATTGAGTCCAAGAGTCTTCTCAGTCTAGATGTACCTACTAGATGGAACTCGACCTATATCATGTTAGAAACTGctgaaaaatttgagaaagtgtTCCTCCGAATGGATTTTGAAGATGATGGTTATTCGTCGTACTTTAGGACCAAGGAAGATAGTGGTGGTTTGGGGTCTCCATGTATGACTGATTTCCAAAATTGTAGGGCATTTGTGACTTTCTTAAGGCTGTTTTATAATGCAACAAAGAAATTTTCTGGTTCATTGTATGTTACTTCAAATGCCTTCTATGATGAGATCTTTGTTATTCAGGAGAGTATTTCCAGTTTAGTTAAATCCCAAAACACTCTCTTGAAAAGCATAGCCACAAACATGCAAACTAAGTTTGAGAAGTATTGGGGAGAAGGGGATAAAATTAATCCTCTTTTGTATGTGGCTGTG TTGCAGAAGTGA